Proteins co-encoded in one Xiphophorus hellerii strain 12219 chromosome 10, Xiphophorus_hellerii-4.1, whole genome shotgun sequence genomic window:
- the LOC116727111 gene encoding zinc finger protein OZF-like isoform X1 — protein sequence MTEMMKVEAGEPGGFSLEPPISAASVSELEKTQDDKDLMSTDQLLLVIKEEVPDLRNCSLDKESPHKKEKEDKLWGSLEEEQLDEKEEMDFIAVSVKSECDEEKPQLSDLDCIKIEENIDTEASPSTTVEPREAEPDGRSEPERNSDPNTDEKALDSSGTEVSEAEEDGDWQGPLSGYESRSKDSLNSHERIASQSDISIDKKRSTGKKCFSRSECGKHFITKESLQRHMKSQVGKRCSSSLNEKCLKVKQNIDSHSRLISEGSQLKCDENGKNRNCKDNLELHLSVHTDDKQFSCEICGKRFKSKYYARRHIMMHSGKKAHNCDQCGKGFIKKSQLQTHMRLHSSEKPFACDDCGKGFNQKSHLEVHMMFHSGEKPTVCDLCGKSFSVKYYLKDHMRTHTGERPFSCDVCAKTFRRKTNLDLHIRVHLGEKPFACSVCNKEFSRQGNLKQHMSVHSSDKRFVCSICSKGFSRKEHLKLHIGVHTGDKTFGCSECGKSFLQKIHLRRHMLIHTGARPFACNVCDGKFKLKHHLLTHMLSHATEK from the exons ATGACTGAGATGATGAAGGTCGAAGCAGGTGAACCTGGAGGGTTCAGCTTGGAGCCCCCCATATCTGCAGCATCCGTATCAGAACTGGAGAAGACACAAGACGACAAAGATCTCA tgtctaCTGATCAGCTGCTCTTGGTAATTAAAGAAGAGGTTCCTGATCTGCGGAACTGCAGTTTGGACAAAGAATCCCCTcacaaaaaggagaaagaggaCAAACTCTGGGGCTCTCTGGAGGAAGAGCAGCTTGATGAGAAGGAAGAGATGGATTTCATTGCTGTTAGTGTGAAGAGTGAATGTGATGAAGAGAAACCTCAGTTGTCAGACCTTGATTGCATCAAAATTGAAGAGAACATAGACACAGAAGCTTCACCTAGCACGACTGTTGAGCCGAGGGAAGCAGAACCTGATGgaagatcagaaccagagagaaACTCTGATCCAAATACAGATGAAAAGGCTTTGGATTCTTCTGGGACTGAAGtgagtgaggctgaggaggatGGTGATTGGCAGGGACCTTTGTCAGGTTATGAATCTAGAAGTAAAGATAGTCTGAACAGCCATGAGAGAATAGCTTCTCAGTCGGACATAAGCATTGATAAGAAACGTAGCACTGGCAAAAAATGCTTCAGCCGCTCTGAGTGTGGCAAACACTTTATTACCAAGGAGTCTCTTCAGAGACACATGAAGAGTCAGGTAGGAAAAAGGTGTTCAAGCtctttaaatgagaaatgtctgaaagtaaaacaaaatatagatTCACATTCCAGACTCATCAGTGAGGGGAGCCAGTTGAAATGtgatgaaaatggaaaaaaccgtaATTGTAAAGACAATCTTGAGTTACATCTGTCGGTTCATACCGATGACAAACAATTTAGTTGTGAGATTTGTGGTAAACGATTCAAAAGTAAGTACTACGCTCGAAGACACATTATGATGCACTCTGGAAAGAAAGCCCATAACTGCGATCAGTGCGGTAAAGGGTTTATTAAGAAGAGTCAACTTCAGACTCACATGAGACTCCACAGCTCAGAGAAACCATTCGCTTGTGACGATTGCGGTAAAGGTTTTAATCAGAAGTCACACCTTGAAGTTCACATGATGTTCCATTCTGGGGAAAAGCCAACAGTTTGTGATCTTTGTGGTAAATCGTTTAGTGTAAAGTATTATCTCAAAGAccacatgagaactcacactGGAGAGCGACCGTTTTCCTGCGATGTTTGTGCTAAAACCTTTCGGAGAAAAACAAACCTCGACCTGCACATCAGAGTCCACTTAGGGGAGAAACCTTTCGCCTGTAGTGTTTGCAATAAGGAGTTTTCACGACAAGGAAACCTGAAGCAGCACATGAGTGTCCACAGCAGTGACAAGCGGTTTGTTTGTAGCATTTGTAGCAAAGGCTTTTCACGAAAAGAACATCTTAAGCTGCACATCGGCGTTCACACTGGAGACAAAACATTTGGCTGTAGTGAGTGTGGGAAAAGTTTCCTGCAGAAGATCCACTTAAGACGACACATGTTGATCCACACAGGAGCGAGACCGTTTGCCTGTAATGTTTGTGATGGAAAATTTAAGCTAAAGCACCACCTTCTGACTCATATGTTAAGCCACGCAACAGAGAAATGA
- the LOC116727111 gene encoding zinc finger protein OZF-like isoform X2, with the protein MEEVDDVEQHRSESLPLDEVQMKQLDVRLPQEVGGNQTAVFPVLRLLNVKNEVLHAWSASTQQQHPEAFHIKEEEEEEVWTNQEEERPNEQKKTISRFPCTVVTVKNESYEEKPQLLELHQIKTEENRETEALISSSAQQIKTELHSKDSVGPEPDRNLNPACTFEQNPNKNASDSSDTEASDDNNDEDWQGPLSDSGSETKMSHNCENVLSASQSNVNGEEKCNSVVAGDEGEKLFACSKCDKRFKKRDNLTDHARIHTGEKPFGCDVCEKTFRRKDCLRKHKMIHSGKTAHSCDFCGKGFIEKTDLQAHTRLHTGERPFACDECGRRFHKKSILTVHMRVHSGDKQFKCTVCEKRFRFQHILKKHMIVHTGEKPFVCVVCSKGFSQQETLKRHMGVHTGEKTFVCSDCGKDFQQKIHLKEHMKVHTGEKPFGCDVCGKKFKKKSYVKTHMMSHAGKKAHNCELCGKGFLVKGGLLKHMRIHNGERPFSCDVCSKSFLQRIHLKAHMRVHTGEKPFGCEICGKKFTKKSYVTTHMMSHA; encoded by the exons ATGGAGGAAGTGGATGATGTTGAACAACATAGATCTGAAAGTCTACCTTTAGATGAAGTGCAGATGAAACAGCTCGATGTCCGTCTGCCGCAGGAAGTTGGTGGAAATCAAACAGCTG TGTTCCCAGTCCTTCGGCTACTGAACGTTAAAAATGAGGTTCTCCATGCCTGGAGCGCCAGTacccagcagcagcatccagaGGCCTTCCACataaaggaagaggaggaggaggaagtctggaccaatcaggaggaAGAGCGGCCTAATGAGCAGAAGAAGACTATCAGCAGGTTCCCTTGCACTGTTGTTACAGTGAAGAATGAAAGTTATGAAGAGAAACCTCAGTTATTAGAGCTACATCAGatcaaaactgaagaaaaccGAGAGACTGAAGCTCTAATCAGCAGCTCAGCtcaacagataaaaacagaacttcATAGCAAGGATAGTgtaggaccagaaccagacaggaACCTGAATCCAGCATGTACCTTTGagcaaaatccaaataaaaatgcttcagaTTCCTCTGACACAGAAGCCAGTGATGATAATAATGATGAGGACTGGCAGGGACCTTTGTCAGATTCTGGGTCTGAAACTAAAATGAGTCACAATTGTGAGAATGTCCTGAGTGCATCTCAGTCAAATGTAAATGGTGAAGAGAAATGTAACTCAGTCGTGGCTGGTGATGAAGGAGAAAAACTGTTTGCTTGCAGTAAGTGtgataaaagatttaaaaagcgGGACAATCTTACGGATCATGCTAGGATCCACACCGGTGAGAAGCCATTTGGTTGTGATGTTTGTGAGAAAACATTCAGGCGGAAGGACTGTTTGCGAAAACACAAGATGATTCACAGCGGGAAAACGGCGCACAGCTGTGATTTCTGTGGGAAAGGGTTTATAGAAAAGACGGATCTTCAGGCGCATACAAGGCTCCATACCGGAGAGCGACCTTTTGCATGTGATGAATGTGGAAGAAGGTTTCACAAAAAGTCAATTCTCACAGTGCACATGAGAGTCCACTCTGGGGATAAACAGTTCAAGTGCACCGTGTGCGAAAAAAGATTCCGATTTCAGCACATTCTTAAAAAGCACATGATTGTTCACACCGGAGAGAAGCCGTTTGTTTGTGTCGTCTGTAGTAAAGGATTTTCTCAACAAGAAACTCTGAAGAGACACATGGGTGTTCACACGGGGGAAAAGACATTTGTTTGTAGCGACTGCGGTAAAGACTTTCAACAGAAGATACACCTAAAAGAACACATGAAGGTCCACACGGGGGAGAAGCCATTTGGCTGTGACGTGTGCGGtaagaaattcaaaaaaaagtcatatgtTAAAACACACATGATGTCTCACGCTGGAAAGAAAGCGCACAACTGTGAGCTGTGCGGGAAAGGCTTTTTAGTCAAGGGTGGTCTTCTGAaacacatgaggattcacaatGGAGAAAGACCTTTCAGCTGTGATGTTTGTAGCAAGAGCTTTCTGCAGAGGATCCATTTGAAGGCGCACATGAGAgttcacacaggagagaaaccatTTGGATGTGAAATCTGTGGTAAAAAGTTCACAAAGAAATCCTATGTTACAACACACATGATGTCTCATGCTTGA
- the chmp6b gene encoding charged multivesicular body protein 6: MGNLFGKKKQSRVTEQDKAILQLKQQRDKLRQYQKKINLQLEKERQLAKQLLKDGKKEKALLLLKKKRYQEQLLDKTENQISNLERMVQDLEFAQIERKVIDGLKVGNDCLKKMHEVMSIEEVERILDETQDSIEYQRQIDEMLAGSLSQEDEDAVLAELEAITQGDVELPEVPSEPLPEAPEAGEKKPVSENDRPRKKPERELLAV, encoded by the exons ATGGGAAACctgtttggaaaaaagaaacagtccCGGGTGACGGAGCAAGATAAAGCCATCCTG CAActgaagcagcagagagacaAACTGAGGCAGTATCAGAAGAAGATCAACCTGCAGCTGGAGAAGGAGAGACAGCTGGCCAAACAGCTGCTCAAAGATGGGAAGAAAGA GAAAGCCCTCCTCCTGCTGAAGAAGAAGCGATACCAGGAGCAGCTCCTGGACAAGACGGAGAACCAGATCAGCAACCTGGAGCGGATG GTCCAGGACCTGGAGTTTGCTCAGATTGAGAGGAAGGTCATTGATGGGTTGAAAGTTGGAAACGATTGTCTGAAGAAAATGCATGAG gTGATGTCGATTGAAGAGGTGGAAAGGATCTTGGATGAAACGCAAGATTCCATCGAGTACCAGAGG CAAATCGACGAGATGCTGGCCGGTTCCTTGTCGCAGGAGGACGAGGATGCTGTTCTGGCTGAGCTGGAGGCCATCACTCAG GGAGACGTCGAGCTTCCAGAGGTTCCTTCAGAGCCGCTGCCAGAAGCCCCTGAAGCTGGCGAGAAAAAACCAG TTTCAGAGAACGATCGTCCCAGGAAGAAGCCGGAGCGAGAGCTGCTCGCCGTGTAG